Proteins encoded within one genomic window of Paraglaciecola psychrophila 170:
- the rpsT gene encoding 30S ribosomal protein S20, which translates to MANIKSAKKRAIQSEKRRQHNASRRSMTRTSLKKVLSAIASGDKEAAQAAYTAATPLLDRMATKGLIHKNKAARHKSRLAAQIKALA; encoded by the coding sequence TTGGCTAACATAAAGTCTGCTAAGAAACGTGCCATACAATCGGAGAAGCGTCGCCAACACAACGCTAGCCGTCGATCTATGACACGTACATCTTTGAAAAAAGTACTTTCTGCAATCGCCTCTGGTGATAAAGAAGCTGCTCAAGCTGCATATACTGCAGCAACACCTCTACTTGACCGTATGGCAACGAAAGGTTTGATCCACAAAAATAAGGCTGCTCGTCATAAGAGCCGTCTTGCAGCTCAGATTAAAGCTTTAGCTTAA
- a CDS encoding flavodoxin domain-containing protein encodes MSKIGIFVGSVYGNAQHVAEEVNTMLGAQGMDSEVFIDPTLNDFTQASSILFISSTTGQGDIPPNLEFFIEDLREQFPLMDQKPFAVAGLGDSSYGETYCGAGRQIFELLSELQGKPITELLEVDACETLEPEAEVVAWAEKLLPELK; translated from the coding sequence ATGAGCAAAATCGGTATTTTTGTAGGATCGGTCTACGGCAATGCACAACATGTAGCAGAAGAGGTGAATACGATGCTAGGGGCTCAAGGAATGGACTCTGAAGTGTTCATTGACCCCACACTAAATGACTTTACACAGGCCTCGTCTATCTTGTTTATTAGCTCAACCACAGGGCAGGGTGATATCCCGCCTAATTTGGAGTTTTTTATTGAAGATTTGCGTGAACAATTTCCATTGATGGATCAGAAACCTTTTGCCGTAGCAGGACTTGGTGATAGCAGTTATGGTGAAACGTACTGTGGAGCAGGTCGACAAATTTTCGAACTGTTAAGCGAACTACAAGGCAAACCAATTACAGAACTACTGGAGGTTGATGCTTGTGAAACTTTGGAGCCCGAAGCCGAAGTGGTAGCTTGGGCAGAGAAATTGTTGCCAGAATTGAAATGA